The DNA sequence GCCGGCAAGACAAATGAAACAGTTTTCACGGAGACTTTTCTTCCGATAGTTGAAAAAACAAAAGAAGAAATCTGGCCTGCTCTGGATAAGTTTTATGAAGAGGAATTTCCGCAGTTCGCCTCATTGACTTCCCCAGTGCCAGCTGCAAGGGAAGTAATCAAAACGACCCTGAAAGCGGGACTTAAAGTAGCGGTTGCTACGAATCCGGTGTTTCCAAAGAAAGCAATTGAACACAGGCTTGACTGGGCAGGCATTTCTGATTTACCACTTGATTTAATTACAGCTTATGAAAACAGTTCTTTTACTAAGCCTCATCCGCAGTATTATGAGTTTATTGCAGCTGAATTGGGAGTAAATCCGTCAGAATGTGTAATGATTGGCAATGATAAACAGGAAGACATGGCAGCTGCACAAGTTGGTATGAAAACTTTTTTAGTGGAGGGTCACATAATTGACCGGGGCGAACCCCAATTTCCTGTGTCGGAACAGGGAACGCTTGAAGAAGTTATTGAGCAGATTGAAAAATCACGAGGAATCTTTCAAACGTATTAGGCGTACGCCTGATACGTTTTTTCTTTAAATGTATTGCAAAAGGGTACGATTTTTAAGTTGACTGACTTGGTAATAAAAGTATATAAGAAATAAACGTTCGCTTTTGTTCCCGTGGTGGCGCTTGTCCTTCATGATAGAGGAGTCAAGGCTGGTCGTAATTCAATTTAATCAAAACGTTGTTAATAAAAAGTAAAATCTTATCAAAATTTCTACTGTTTACACAAGCAGAGTATATTAGAAGCGAAAGCAGCGATTTTCAAACGAAATTGTATCAAATACAGAAGAATTAATAGAATGATCTAGTATTATCAAAAAAGGAATCGTACAATTATGATTAGACGTCAGACAACATTCAGGAGGTAATGGTTATGAAGAATGTGGCAGTTTTAACAAGTGGAGGAGATTCTCCTGGTATGAATGCAGCGATCAGAGCTGTGGTTCGAACGGGACTATATTACAATCTAAACATTTTTGGAGTAAAAAAAGGCTATGAAGGACTTCTGTCAAACGATATAAAAAAAATGAATGCGTCCTCTGTAGGAGATATTATCCATAAAGGAGGTACATTTTTAAAAACGTCCCGTTCAGAAGAGTTCATGACAGAAAACGGCAGAAAAAAAGCAGTTGAAAACTTAAAAACAAGAAATATAGAAGGATTAGTTGTTATTGGGGGAGATGGCTCCTTTCGCGGAGCTCAAACGCTCTCCAGAGAAGGAATCGCTACTATAGGTATACCTGGTACAATCGATAATGATCTTGCCTATACGGATTTCACTATAGGATTTGATACTGCTGTTAATACTGTTCTGGAAGCGGTCACAAAAATTAGAGATACTTCTACTTCCCATGAAAAAACGACAATTATTGAAGTGATGGGCAGATACTGTGGAGACCTTGCTTTGTATGCTGGAATCTGCGGGGGAGCTGAAAGTATAATTGTACCGGAGGATCCGCTTCATATTGACGAAATCGCAGGAAGAATTAATAAAGGTAAAGAGAGAGGAAAACTACACCATATAATTATGCTTGCAGAAGGAGCAGGAGATGCGAAATCTCTTCAAAAAGATCTGATAGATAAAACAGGGGAATCAGCGCGAATTTCCGTTCTTGGATTTATCCAGCGGGGAGGAGACCCGACGGCCGGTGACAGGTTGTTAGCAAGCCGAATGGGTGTGAAAGCAGTCGAAGAATTGCTGAAATTTAACTCCAGTAAAGTAATCGGAGTTAGAAACAATCAGCTTTTTTCCGAAGATATAGATCAAGCATTAGGTAAGAAAAAAGCTCTGGATACGAGTATTTATTCTATGGCAGAAATTTTATCGCTGTAAGAAAATGCCCATATTTGTAAAAAGGGAACGTTCGAAAAGCTTGCAGCTTGTTAACCTTAATCTTATAATTATTTACTGCCTGAAGAGTTTTATTCTTCAGGTTTTTCCTTATGTTTATATCTTCCTTATTAAGTGAATAGTATACATGAATTACACTCATGAAAAGGAGCCATTTAATATGAATAAAGAAGATTTAAGATATTTCGAAAAAATATTAAATAACAGAAAAGCAGAGCTTAAAAATCGAACGTCTAAAGAAGGCATTCAAACGGATGAATTGTCCAATTATGATAACCATCCTGGAGACCAGGGGACGGAGCTCTCAGAGCAGCATAAGGAGCAGGCACTGAACTCAAAGGATGAAAAAGAAATTGCGAACATAAATTATGCCTTGTCTAAAATAGAGCAAGGCACGTACGGCATTTGTGAAGTCAGTCGTAAAACTATCCCAATGGAGCGACTCGAAGTTCAGCCGACAGCACTCACACTTGTTGAGCATGCAGATGAGCATAATGAGAGCAAAAGACCTTCGGAAGAAACTGTACTGGATCCATTGAACACTCCGGAGTCCTCCAGAGAAAGCCTCAAAGAAGAATTTTTAGAAGATATAGAAGAACATGGTTCTTCTGATTCCGATTATGAAAGCAGACGTGATAATGGAGATAAGTAAACAGAAGAGAGTCAGGAATGAGGTTCCCCGTAGCCCTCAGCTTTACGAATCCGCTTTTTTTTAAGCACTGCAAAAACAATTAAAAACAAAATGTAAATAATGATGGCCAGAACAATTAAATTTGAATACTCAATTAACGCGTTGTACCGTGTAACGATAATCAAAGAAACTAACAGCATGGTTATGATTACGGTATATTTAGGGACAGGAACCTCTTTAAGACTGGGAACTGGAATACGACTTACCATTAAGATGCATAACAGCATGTAAACAGCAGAAAGAGCCGCCTGAGGAATAATGTAATTAAATAGACTCAACAGGGCGATGATCCCGCCTGCCGCAGTAATAGGTACGCCGGTAAAATAACTTTTTGACGTTGTTTCTGTATCTATATTAAATCTCGCAAGGCGGATAGCTCCAAATACTGGAAAAGTTCCGGCAATGAGAAGTCCGATGAAGCCTAAATTACTAAAAGTTGTCCAAAAAATAAGCATTGCTGGAGCAGCACCAAACGTGACGATATCTGCCAGAGAATCAAGCTCCTTGCCAAAACTTGTTTCAACACCCATTTTACGGGCTGTCCAGCCGTCCATGCTGTCAAACATCATTCCAATCAATATAAAAATAGCGGCATTCTGATAATCACCTAAACTGGTGGCTCCAATCGATAAAAAACCGAAAAGAAGATTGGATAATGTTAATCCATTCGGTATGTGGCGAAAAATTAACAATTCGATCCTCCTCACTGTCATATTTCTATACCTGTTATTATACCTTACTTAATAAGGGAAGAGAAACTATTGGAAAAAATTAAAATCACCGCACAAACTTACCTTTCATATGATAATATAAACTCATTGATTAATGAGGAGAGGATGTATAACGATGCATAATACTATGAAAATATTTACACTGAATTCCAATAGAACTCTAGCTGAAGAGATCGCCGATAGTCTGGGGATGAATCTGGGTGCTTCATCCATTACCCGTTTCAGCGACGGGGAAGTACAGATTAATATCGAAGAAACGGTAAGAGGGTATGATACATACTTGATTCAGTCCACATCAGAACCCGGCAACGAATATCTGATGGAACTTCTTATTATGATCGATGCACTAAAAAGAGCTTCTGCAAGATCGATTAATATCGTTATTCCTTACTACGGTTACTCCAGACAGGACCGAAAAGCACGTTCGCGGGAACCGATAACAGCAAAATTAATTGCAAACCTGCTTGAATCTGCTGGAGCCACAAGAGTTCTTACGGTAGATCTTCATGCTGCTCAGGTGCAAGGTTTCTTTAATATCCCCGTTGACGAACTTAGGGCCAACAAGCTGCTCGGAGATTACTTTAAAGAAAAAAATCTTGAAGACATTGTGGTCATTGCACCGGAAAACGCCGGGACTGGACGCGCCCGTAAACTGGCGGAGCAGCTGAACGCACCAATTGCATTTATTGATAAGCAGAGAAAAAATGAATCTAGTGCTGTGCATGGTATAAATATTATTGGTGACATTGAAAATAAGTCTGCCATAATTATTGATGACATGATTGATACTGCCCGTACTATTACTTCAGGGGCTGCTGCTCTGCTGGAGTTTGGTGCTAAAGAAGTATACGCATGCAGTACGCACGGGGTGTTATCAGAACCAGCAGTATCCCGTATTCGGGAGTCTGATATAAAAGAAGTGGTTATTACAAATTCGATTTACCTTCCAGCGCAGAAAAAGGATGAACGTATCAAAGTACTTTCTATAGGTCCGCTTCTCGCCGAAGGCATCCACAGAGTTCAAAATAACGAATCTGTAAGTAATTTATTCTAATTGCAGTTGATTTCAAAGATTATGGGGATGCTTGCCCGGCGTTTAGAAACTTCTGCTGGAAAGCTTCCTCATTATACTATTCCAATATGGGGGGAGCCGAAAAATGCCGAAATCAAAATGGTTTTTATTTTTATATAGTGTGGTATTAATACTACTCATCGTAAGGCTTTCGGTGGAAGTTCCTTTTATATTTTATCCTTTTGCAGTGGCATTCACCTCTCTTGCTCCAGTTATTATCATTGGAGGAGTAATTTATTATATTTTAAGGCCGTTAGTTAAACTTCTTGAGAGATTCATGCCTACGGTAGTTTCTATCCTGCTTATTTTTCTTACGTTTATTGGAATTCTTACCGGACTTATTGCAATTGCAGGCCCAATTTTATCGAATCAGATTTCTAATCTTGTAAATAATTTTCCTCAGATACTATCTGATATGGAAAGCTGGTTTAATAACTTATTAAATCATGAATGGGTTCAAATGGCGCAGGGAGAAACGGGAATGGGTAATTTCGATCCCTCTGTAATTACAGACAATCTTCAAAATTTAATGACGCAGTTTGGTGGAAATTTAGCCAGCTTTTTTGGGGTTGTCATCAGCATCGTTACAGTTATCATTGTGCTTCCGTTTGTATTATTTTTCCTCTTAAAAGATGCTGACAAGCTTCCAGAGAGTATCCTTCGATATCTTCCTGACGATCAGCAGGATGAAGGCAAGCGGATTATGTCAGATATGGATAGTACATTGAGTGCCTATATTCAGGGACAGGCGATAGTCAGTGTGTTTGTCGGTGTTCTTGCCTATATTGCCTATTTGATTATTGGAATCGACTATCCGCTCGTTTTGGCATTAGTGGCCATGTTTACTAACCTCATCCCTTTTGTAGGTCCGTTTATCGGGACTGTGCCTGCAGTAATTGTTGCATTTTTCTCTTCGCCAATCACTGCGCTTTGGGTTATTGTCGCAATTGTCGTAATTCAGCAGATCGAAAGTAATTTGATTTCACCTAATGTGATGGGGCATAAGCTCCACATTCATCCATTGACAATTATTCTGCTCCTGCTGCTTGCAGGAAACCTGGCTGGACTGTTAGGTCTTATCCTCGCTATTCCTGCATATGCAGTCTCTAAAGTAATTGTTCAAAACGTGTACCGGCTTCTCAAGCTTAAATACCCTAATTTAAATGGGTAGAGGACATACCATGTGATACCTCAATAAATAAATTAATTACAAACAAAACCGGGTGCTGCTGTAAAAAGCGGTACCCGGTTTAATTTTGGTGGAAAATACTTAAGAAATACTATTCTTTGATTTGTATATATTTAAGTCACTGCAGGTTTCCGGGAGCGAAAAGGTGTGCCTCTTACAGCCTTATAATTCAGAGCGGCTGATAAACAGACGCGGAAGCTTCCAGTTTACATGAATTTTATTATAAGACATAAAATAAACACCCTGAAATTCAGAGAATAATTCTAAATTCCAGAGTGCCTGCGGGAGAAAGAATAAGGTTCCTTTTTTCCCCTATTATTTTAATTTATGACTTTCAAAAATTGTTTCTTCAATTGTTTTATTAGACAGCGGATGAATATTAGCTTATGCTGAAGCACCTGAAAGACCAGTTGTTCTTCCTCTGCGGTGAGTGGAGTCATTGGCAGGCGGACAGATCCTGCCTTTACATCGATCATACGCAGGGCGGCTTTCACCGGAGCTGGACTCGGAGCACTGAACATAGCTTCCATAACAGGGACAAGTTCACGATGCAGTTTTGCAGCATATTTCGCATCACCGCGGTTGTAAGCCGCTATCATAGCCTGCATTTCTGTGCCAATAATATGGGAGGATACTGACACTATTCCCTCTGCACCAACAGAAAGAGATGGAAGAGT is a window from the Alkalicoccus halolimnae genome containing:
- the pssA gene encoding CDP-diacylglycerol--serine O-phosphatidyltransferase, coding for MTVRRIELLIFRHIPNGLTLSNLLFGFLSIGATSLGDYQNAAIFILIGMMFDSMDGWTARKMGVETSFGKELDSLADIVTFGAAPAMLIFWTTFSNLGFIGLLIAGTFPVFGAIRLARFNIDTETTSKSYFTGVPITAAGGIIALLSLFNYIIPQAALSAVYMLLCILMVSRIPVPSLKEVPVPKYTVIITMLLVSLIIVTRYNALIEYSNLIVLAIIIYILFLIVFAVLKKKRIRKAEGYGEPHS
- a CDS encoding HAD family hydrolase, producing the protein MLRAVLFDLDGTLLPMDTEAFISHYTKTLAPKLSEIVDEKTFLYALWTSTEAMVRSRDAGKTNETVFTETFLPIVEKTKEEIWPALDKFYEEEFPQFASLTSPVPAAREVIKTTLKAGLKVAVATNPVFPKKAIEHRLDWAGISDLPLDLITAYENSSFTKPHPQYYEFIAAELGVNPSECVMIGNDKQEDMAAAQVGMKTFLVEGHIIDRGEPQFPVSEQGTLEEVIEQIEKSRGIFQTY
- the pfkA gene encoding 6-phosphofructokinase, whose protein sequence is MKNVAVLTSGGDSPGMNAAIRAVVRTGLYYNLNIFGVKKGYEGLLSNDIKKMNASSVGDIIHKGGTFLKTSRSEEFMTENGRKKAVENLKTRNIEGLVVIGGDGSFRGAQTLSREGIATIGIPGTIDNDLAYTDFTIGFDTAVNTVLEAVTKIRDTSTSHEKTTIIEVMGRYCGDLALYAGICGGAESIIVPEDPLHIDEIAGRINKGKERGKLHHIIMLAEGAGDAKSLQKDLIDKTGESARISVLGFIQRGGDPTAGDRLLASRMGVKAVEELLKFNSSKVIGVRNNQLFSEDIDQALGKKKALDTSIYSMAEILSL
- a CDS encoding AI-2E family transporter codes for the protein MPKSKWFLFLYSVVLILLIVRLSVEVPFIFYPFAVAFTSLAPVIIIGGVIYYILRPLVKLLERFMPTVVSILLIFLTFIGILTGLIAIAGPILSNQISNLVNNFPQILSDMESWFNNLLNHEWVQMAQGETGMGNFDPSVITDNLQNLMTQFGGNLASFFGVVISIVTVIIVLPFVLFFLLKDADKLPESILRYLPDDQQDEGKRIMSDMDSTLSAYIQGQAIVSVFVGVLAYIAYLIIGIDYPLVLALVAMFTNLIPFVGPFIGTVPAVIVAFFSSPITALWVIVAIVVIQQIESNLISPNVMGHKLHIHPLTIILLLLLAGNLAGLLGLILAIPAYAVSKVIVQNVYRLLKLKYPNLNG
- a CDS encoding ribose-phosphate diphosphokinase; amino-acid sequence: MHNTMKIFTLNSNRTLAEEIADSLGMNLGASSITRFSDGEVQINIEETVRGYDTYLIQSTSEPGNEYLMELLIMIDALKRASARSINIVIPYYGYSRQDRKARSREPITAKLIANLLESAGATRVLTVDLHAAQVQGFFNIPVDELRANKLLGDYFKEKNLEDIVVIAPENAGTGRARKLAEQLNAPIAFIDKQRKNESSAVHGINIIGDIENKSAIIIDDMIDTARTITSGAAALLEFGAKEVYACSTHGVLSEPAVSRIRESDIKEVVITNSIYLPAQKKDERIKVLSIGPLLAEGIHRVQNNESVSNLF